The following are encoded together in the Bacillus cereus group sp. RP43 genome:
- a CDS encoding flagellar type III secretion system protein FlhB, whose amino-acid sequence MAKDNKTEKATPQKRKKSREEGNIARSKDLNNLFSILVLAVVVYFFGDWLGFEIANSVAVLFDQIGKNTDSTEYFYLMGILLLKVSAPILILVYAFHLFNYMIQVGFLFSSKVLKPKASRINPKNYFTRLFSRKSLVDILKSLFYMGLIGYVSYVLFKKNLEKIVSMIGFNWTASLTEIISQIKFIFLAILIILIILSIIDFIYQKWEYEQDIKMKKEEVKQEHKDNEGDPQVKGKRKNFMHAILQGTIAKKMDGATFIVNNPTHISVVLRYNKQVDAAPIVVAKGEDELALYIRTLAREQEIPMVENRPLARSLYYQVEEDETIPEDLYVAVIEVMRYLIQTKELEV is encoded by the coding sequence TAATTTATTTTCCATTCTTGTATTAGCAGTTGTCGTTTACTTTTTCGGAGATTGGCTCGGTTTTGAGATTGCGAATTCCGTAGCGGTGCTGTTTGATCAAATTGGAAAAAATACAGATTCGACCGAGTATTTTTATTTAATGGGCATATTACTTCTGAAAGTATCAGCTCCTATATTAATACTCGTATACGCTTTTCATTTATTCAATTATATGATTCAAGTCGGTTTCTTATTTTCTTCTAAAGTACTTAAGCCGAAAGCATCACGTATTAATCCGAAAAACTATTTTACGAGATTGTTTAGTCGTAAAAGTTTAGTAGATATTTTGAAATCACTGTTTTATATGGGATTAATCGGTTACGTTTCGTACGTTCTCTTTAAAAAGAATTTAGAGAAGATTGTTAGTATGATTGGATTTAACTGGACAGCGTCACTTACTGAAATTATTAGCCAAATTAAATTTATCTTTTTAGCCATTTTAATTATTTTAATCATTCTTTCTATTATTGATTTCATTTATCAAAAATGGGAGTACGAACAAGATATTAAGATGAAAAAAGAAGAAGTGAAACAAGAGCATAAAGATAATGAAGGGGACCCGCAAGTAAAGGGGAAACGAAAAAACTTTATGCATGCCATCTTGCAAGGGACAATCGCGAAGAAGATGGATGGTGCAACGTTTATTGTGAACAACCCGACGCATATTTCAGTGGTGCTTCGTTACAATAAACAAGTTGATGCGGCGCCTATTGTCGTTGCAAAAGGGGAAGATGAGCTCGCATTATATATACGAACACTTGCCCGTGAACAAGAAATACCAATGGTGGAAAACCGTCCGCTCGCTCGTTCTTTATATTATCAAGTCGAGGAAGATGAGACGATTCCAGAAGATTTATATGTAGCTGTAATTGAAGTTATGCGCTATTTAATTCAAACGAAAGAACTTGAAGTATAA